Genomic DNA from Echeneis naucrates chromosome 14, fEcheNa1.1, whole genome shotgun sequence:
GACCTTTAACAACCACTACTGTGGCCACCTTTTACAGaccaaaatatcaaaatgtggCAAAAGGGTTATACAGGATTTCTCTCAAAAAACGAGCCATCACTTCCACAAACAGAATGCGTCACACTGGCTGATAGCGGGGGCTGGGTTGGCACGCTACTTTTACCAAAAAAGTCATGAGGCAAGCCAGGAGCTTTCACCCCTCCCCCAAATAACGCACAACAACAGGACCCCAGGAATGTCTGCCTTCACTGTGTCACAAGGGAGGGGCTATGTGATCAGCAGAATATCACATAGATACGACAGAGTTTGTGTCATtgttgtaaatataaatacaatcaTGTGAGATCATTTCATAATTAGGAGTGGACTGTTCACAAATAATTAGTTCATTTATATGTTTTAAACAATCTACTAAAATGATTGTTTAAAACGTGACTATTTCTTTCGTAATGTCTTTTCATGTGTATTTCATATGGAATAAAAACTGCCATTGCAATCAAAGGAAGACAGCTATTGGTTAGTATAAGACAGAAATGATATAGCACACCTTCTGTTGCCACTgcactgcctcctcctctttcttctttttggcaTCCTCCAGGAGGGAAATCTTAGAAGTTAGGTCAGCCAACTCTGTGGCCTAAAAGGACAACATTTGGATGACAATGATTATGTTACAAGCATCAGGTAACTATTCAACCATCAAGCCTGCACATGtatttttttagtttcaatGCTAATAATAAGAGGATTGTTTTTTGATAACTGACCAGGTGCTCTTGGTTCTTCATCTGGTTCTCTGACTGCTGCAGCAGTGCCATCTTTGCTTCTTCAGCACCCCTCAGGTCATTTTCAAGGCGTTCAGCCTCTTCCTGTGCTcgcttcctctcctgctctaaCTCCAGGGCCCTTGATGTttgctcctccagctctgcacagacacattcacaaaaaacaGAGAAGCACAACAGGTAAACATcacggagaaaaaaaaaaacagtcaccTTTAATGAGAGTATGAGTTTTCTTGTATTTTGATAGTTCACCCACCTTGTTGGGCTTTTTTCGTTTGCTCCTCAATCTGTTTTAGTCGCTCCATCAACTCCTCCTTTTCCCTTTcaatcttttccttttccttttctgcaacttctcttttcctcttctcattCTCCAACAGAGctctaacaaaaacacaaaataaaaaatgtgtaagATTATACAGGAATCATGAGGCTTTATTAAAAGTAGTTTTTACACTGGGTACACAAAGATACACTCGTTTACACAGCTATAACAGCCTATAACCATCCTACACAATGCAGGACAAGATTGTTTCCAGTGGCCCTGAGATCTCAAAGCACTGTAActtaagaaaacacaagattaaaaagaaaacaaagaaagtatATATCTTCATCAATGTGACAACAGCAACACTTCTTTTGTTGTGAGTATTAACACCACACTTGTTATTAAATTGGTAAAGAGGCTTTCCGAACTTGCTTGTGTTTcgtttatttgtgttttcttgagTTGAAGTCTCACAGCCACCGTATATGCAACTGGAATATACAACTTTACAACAGTAAGCTACTTCCTGAGTTAAAAGCATCAATGATTCCAGCGAGTCATCAAATCTGTGTAGAATGTTTGTATACTTTTCTGTCAACGACTCATGACCTTTACCTCTCCATCTTCTTGTGGTTCTTCTCCTCCCGAGCCTGAGCCTTCATCTGCTGAACTTCAATGGTGTCAGGCTTGCGGCGACGCATGTACAGCTCATGGTTTCCCATGCAGAGAGCCAGAATGCGCTTGTTGATACGCAATCTCGGAGCATAGAAAACAAAGTCCTAAAACGGCAACATGAGAGGTTATCATAAGAATTTCAGATTTTGATAACAATTGTTTAATTGTATCTAGCTGTTATGAAGGATTAACATACAGGTGCTTTCTTGTCAATGGGTTTAATGACAAATTTCTTGTCATTGAAGGAAATGTTCCTTATCTCACTCCAAGGAAATCCAATTTTGGGTGTCATTCTGTTGAGGCAAGtgcaaaaaagataaaataaatacataataaaaataaaataaataaataaatggctgGGTCAGCGACATTTAAATTGACAGGACTTATAAACTTATAAACAGCAATAAACTGTAACAACTTTTCATAACATGTTAACACTATAACAGAAAGACTTACTTGTCATTCTGTTCATATATGTTGAGGCCCAATGCATCCACACCCAACCATAGTTCTGTTCCTTTCTTATTCTTAATGTTGAAGTAGTTGACTCCATACATTTCAAGGTCTTGAGCAATCTTCAGATACTCCATCATGGACTCCTCTCTGTGGTCAAATAAGAGTCTTTAACTACCAATCTGACAACACTGAGCTCAAAGTGGCAACGATGTGTGAGATGTGCAGCAGCAAGGCTGAACCAAAATTATCaaataatgaagacaaaaattCAAGCCCCACATTTTTATAGCTGAGTTAGATTTGGACAATGTGTTTGCTCAAACCTCCAGTGACCAGTGACTGATTAACTCAAGAGGGAGACTTTAGCAGAAACCCTAAACAGgcataaacaagcaaacatgtGCGCCAGTGGTTACCTCATCATGCCTTTGTGCTCTTCATGCCACACTTGAATCCTCTCCTCCCACTGGTCCTTGTTGAGTTTGTGCTGGTCCAGAactctgtgaaaatgaaacatctgagggtcagaggtcatgcaAAGAAATACACAGCAGACATACACATACTATCTAAGAGGTGACAACTGATGTTACTGGTCAGACCTGGCATGATGACTAAACCTGTGTTACCTCTGAGGGAGCAGCTGTTCACTGGACAGATAGCCTGGTGTGTGGACTTCCTTATTGTAGTCAGCATACTTGGCCTGGACTGCATAGGAGGCCAGGAGAACTGCTGTCTCTGGAGGACAGTAAATGTCGTCATTCAAGATCCCCTCTTTCACCTGCAGGAAGAACAGCCGCTGCGTGGCGTCCTGGATTAACTCCTCTGACACATCTTCGGGGTAAAATTTGGCACGGAACTTAAACAGGAGTGGACTTTCCTTCCTCACATCCTGGGCTGTCACCTAAAATAAATCATGACACGGTTGAGGGGTAGTGGTCACGGTCCTGTAAATAGACTTCAGTTTCACAGGGTAGTTCAGCCTTGACAGAATGGAGGGAAAGTCATGTAAAAATACTGATGAGCTCACCTTCTTATTGAGCTTGAGCCATGTAGAGAAACCTTTTGTGTCCTGATATTGGAGTCCAAAGTACCAAACCTCCCGCAGTCCAATGGTCTTAAcaacctaaaaacaaacaaacaaaacaaaatcagagCTATTGttaggcagcatggcagcatagtggttagcgctgctgcctcacaacaggaaggttgtgggtttggttcccggcctggggcctttctgtgtggagtttgcatgttctccctgtggtgGGTGGGTTACCTGTGGGTACTCCAGATtcatcccaccatccaaagacatgcatgcagtcgaagatgaattaatgaataaagaaCTATTGTGCCTTCCACTCCATAGCAAACAAAAATGATACTAattttgtttcttatttcaattataatttaattgatgaatttacaattacaatacattttcatttacaatttttctAAATCTTCTGTCTCTCATAGAATGTTGGTCGAAGAAAAGATGACATCAATTTAAGCACAGAGAAACTGTAGTCTCTGATGCTCTGCCAGTATTAATagattaaaaattattattgttactttcACGCACTCttacaaacatcacagcagaaaaacacattgcaTTGACAAAGAAAAGGACTTTGTTGGaaccaaaaattcaaaaattgcCCAGGTGATGaaaaacaatgatgatgaataaattatagaatataaaaaggacatttttagaatagatttttaaaattcaaagtgAGAATTTCTATCTTTCTGTCTTATTAAATGTCTTTTGCATACACATCTACAGCTTCACCCTAAATATAGTGATTATACCGTAGTTAGACCAAACAAAATCTAGGAAATAATAATGAGGAGAATaacttcagcttcagtttgaTTAAAACAGTGATTCCCAACCGCTGTGCCACAGCACATAGGCACGCTGCGAGAAAGACCACCCAACCTCACCCGACCGGCACTCCAAGCCTTAAAATACCAATCAGGTAAAATTGGACAATCCTTCATGGCACACCCACTGAATCACTGGattaaaaaatatgtaattgtttttgaaaagtaaCACTAGTTGCTAGTGAGCAATTTCTCATACCTGGTCAAAGAGCTGCTTTCCGGTTGTATTGGCCTGAATGGCGAACTCCAGTTCAGCATCCATTGTGGTGACTCTTACACTAatctgaagaagaaaacaattaGAAAAATTAGACACTTTTACACGCAGACACCATCCTGGAAAAGGGAGGTTAAAACACCTCATACATATGGGCAAAAATCAAATGTCTCATTATTGTGTCTTAATTACTCCTGGTGAGATCAGGAGATTACTGGCGCTTGTGTCCCAGATAAATTGGTCTTTTTGAAGATTGCTTAACTTCATACACTATAAAAACCAATCTGGCATAAGAGCATCATCCCGATCTGTTGTCAGCACTCCACAACATAATACACATTTAAAATCTACTGCATGAGGTGCACTGACATTTTTCATGGGCTTTATCTGTTGGAGAACAGGGTTACTCAACAGTCAAATCAGCCACTGATCTTTCATTATTCAGATTTGATTATTTGCAGAATTCATGACGAGTCTCTTGGTTCCACACTATACACAACAGATGTGCCATTCTAGCTGTGTCTCAGTATAGAACTTATCTACAGGAAATAACCACATCCTCTGGTGGCTGAGCCACTGCTGCTGAGCACTGAGCTCTCTTGAGAGTCGTCTATATCCTGCTATGTTTCATGCAACTTGTCAGCCTTCTGCTAAGCTACCTGCTGtagcaaaatgaaagaaaaacagactgtgAAATAGGTCTGTTTCCCCATCAGGTAACACATTTTGCTTATTTAGCCAGTGAGGCTCCTCTTATTTAAGTGACTGGAAATTGTTTGTAGATTTCACAATTTGACATCGAAAgttgaatatatttatgtaaCCTCAGAATTtcccccaacaaggacaaaaaaatctatttctgtcCTAAGGAAACTGACTTTGTAGACATTTCTCATATTCTGTCCCTTAGATGACGAGAACAGCAGCATGCATGTCTATTGGGAAATAGCTGTGCAGGCTGGGGCCCACGCCTGCCCCAAACAATGGTATGCATTATTTCCCAGTTGTGGGGCTGATTAGAGTTGCGTTCTTTCCCATTCATGTCAGCAGGACCCCATTTACTGCTCAGGACACTTTCCCCTCTGTCACTTAATGTCATCACCAGCAGTTTAAGCTGGAGGCAAACCTGCAGTCTGGGCCTACACACAGCAGCAATAATATTGAGATGCATCTTGTCTTTAAACGGGCTCTAAATTTCTGTGAACACATTTTCTAACAGGTCAGAATAGAGTTCACACCCAAACTTCTTTAGGTTCAAGCAGTTTCATTTCCTGAGTCAGAATGGCTAATCTTGCTTGAAAAAGGAACCacgtttttacattttctgcatgGCTAGGGTGTGTCCCTCATGGCCAGAATTCAAAGACACTTAAAATGCTATTAGTAGCACATACTCAAAAACCGCCTCTGGCCATCCTGCCatgtttttatgatttaatCTTCGATTTCCATCACAGCAAAGCAGTACTCAACCAATATTTCCTCAAATATTAACAAGCTAAACATTTAGCTGGATATAAAAAGCCAAATTTCCAGAAAGTTTTATAATACTATAAAAATTTTGCATAAAAGGTCTTATTTCCTCTACTCATAGTATGAATGACTTTTGACTTATGAACTAACTCTTCACTTCATTGCTTATCACCAGACATAATATGATGTTCTCAAGTCAACTACCCGAAGAGCAGTGAAAAGTTCTTAAGCCCTGCACCACAAACACTACAgccaatatttaaaataaacagcttCATGTCTAATTTCAAGATAATCCAACAAACTGTCTAGGATTTAGTTTAACAATCCCTTGAATGACAGTACACCATTCAAGTTGTCAACGTATTTCAGCCTGGACCAATGTGATGAACCTAGAGGATGCACTGACCAAAAGGCGCACCTACTTACCCTTCGATAGAGCCTTGTTTTTAGCATGGTTAACAATCCATATAAGTCACAAATCTGCCCTCTTAGTCAACACTTAACATGAGTTTAATTACAGCCACGAAAGTTTTTATATGTCGCAATTCTGAAAGTGTTGTTGAATTAAATCTGCTGGTGGAGGAAGGCTAGAAATTTAAAAGATAAGAGTTATATGATTGACTAGGAGAAACATTTAAAGCAATAAATATCATTTGTAAGAAGTGGAACAtgttatataattatatttagATGGTTAATTTAACCCAAGACTGAACCCTAGGCAATCCCTCAGGTTATCCTGCCAGAGAGGAAGCGAAACTGCTGAAACACGTGATTTAAAGGTGTTTTATAGATACAGAACAACCCATCATAGAAAGTGACAGTAATACTGTTTAGTTCACTATTTTTATCTGATGAGAGCCACTCTGATTCAATATTATACATTTGGGACCAGTCCttttatattaaaaagaaaatgactatGCTGTATGTAACAGAAACCTTTTGACAGGgacaaatattttcacagagAGCAAGTGAAATCCCAGCATTCAACCAGCGAGCGTACACTGCTGCCATGCCAATGCTATCTAATTCTGCTGGGCGCAGCAACAAACCCTCCAACTAAAGACAACAAATAAGTTACCAGTTGCCAAGTTATTGCGTGGTTTACAGATACTCCCTCATGCTGATAATTTGACTTTACCATCCCTGGTCTCCAGAAAAGTCCAAAACTGCTTAATGTGTTATCAGTTGAGCACGGCAGCAAATCTTCTAACAAGCATTATAGTTGACATATCAGAGTCATTCTATCAATAACATTACATGGTCagcaaataaagacaacaaGTCCTCAACAATGGATCCACCCTAAAAACCATAGCAACCAGGCTGCCAATCTAGCCCTGCCAGATTCACTGCTAACCTGAAATACAAACTGTGGACTGAACAGCGCAGAAAATATATGATAATTTAGGTACATAAAGTAAGAATCCAAAGCTTTAGTTATGTTTGAACATTGTTGATAAATCATGCAGTTAGTACATGACACCAAAACTGTATATTTGTCACAGCCAGCAGCATGTATCTAACACTTCAGGTAAAGCTGAATATTAAGTGTGAAAATATGGGAAAATGTGATGGTTAATATATCCTGAGTTAATCACAACATAACAGCCTTGATATAGTGCTTAGAACCAACATGCAGGGGAAGTCGTGTGAAAAGCATGACAAAGAGCGTGTTTATTACCTCTAAAACCAATTTCAAAATTCACCCTTAATTGGAACACTTACTTTGGGGTGAGCTAAAATACATATgcagaaatgttcttttttttttaaacccaacaAACCAACTAAACTACTCACTTGTGAAAACACGAGTAAAGATGTGACTAGGGTTAGTTAATTTAAATGAGGCTTTACAGGAAGTGGCAGGATAGAAAAGaggtt
This window encodes:
- the msna gene encoding moesin a, encoding MPKTISVRVTTMDAELEFAIQANTTGKQLFDQVVKTIGLREVWYFGLQYQDTKGFSTWLKLNKKVTAQDVRKESPLLFKFRAKFYPEDVSEELIQDATQRLFFLQVKEGILNDDIYCPPETAVLLASYAVQAKYADYNKEVHTPGYLSSEQLLPQRVLDQHKLNKDQWEERIQVWHEEHKGMMREESMMEYLKIAQDLEMYGVNYFNIKNKKGTELWLGVDALGLNIYEQNDKMTPKIGFPWSEIRNISFNDKKFVIKPIDKKAPDFVFYAPRLRINKRILALCMGNHELYMRRRKPDTIEVQQMKAQAREEKNHKKMERALLENEKRKREVAEKEKEKIEREKEELMERLKQIEEQTKKAQQELEEQTSRALELEQERKRAQEEAERLENDLRGAEEAKMALLQQSENQMKNQEHLATELADLTSKISLLEDAKKKKEEEAVQWQQKATMVQDDLERTKEELKNKMMSAHVQEPLNAENEHDENDESSAEASAELTAAATYKDRSEEERMTEAEKNERLQKHLLALSSELANARDETKKTVNDIIHAENMRAGRDKYKTLRQIRSGNTKQRIDEFECM